One Terriglobales bacterium genomic window, CAGCGCAGGCCGACGAAGAGAAAGCGCGGATCGCGGAGGAACTCCGGCGGCTTGTGCTCGAAGGCGTGCCCGACGAACTGGAAGATCCAGCCCACGACGAACAACCCGAGCGCCGTCCACCAGGCGCGGGCATTCCATGGAGACGCCAAAGCAAACCCGG contains:
- a CDS encoding DUF962 domain-containing protein, whose amino-acid sequence is MPSRDWIAEYAESHQNPVNRACHTVGIPLIVVSLLVALSGFALASPWNARAWWTALGLFVVGWIFQFVGHAFEHKPPEFLRDPRFLFVGLRWWFAKLRGRA